The segment AGGAAACCAGGCAGATCTATGCAAACCAACTTCTGTCAGCCAATCACTCCAGCTTCTCTTTGCCTCCCCGGCCGCCCCATGCAAATGACTGCCCCTGTCAGCCAATCCTCTGCGCCAAGTTTGGGGTGCCAGGCAGATCCGCAAGAGTAAACGCGTCTCTCAGCCAATCACCTCCTCCAGTTCGGTCACATTCCCCCTTCCCCGATTATCCTCATCCTCCGCTCTAGGTCTGAAGGGCCTTCCCTCTGCGGCGGTAGAAACAGGGTGCCCATTGGACCCCTCAGATGCCTATCGCTGTCGGGCACGGTCTCGTGATCCCCCCCCAGATGCGGAGAAGATCAAGGGACCGCCTCGCTCCTCTCGCCATTGGCCGAGCCGCCGAGCGGGCGCCCCCCCCGGCGCGGTGCCATTGGCCCGTCGCCgctctccaaaggaaaaaaatcgcCACGCGGCGCAGCCAATCAGAGGAGGGCGGCGGGCCTTGCCGAGGGTCTTTTAGGCGGCTGCGGAGCGCGCTGCCCCTCAATTCGACGGCGGACTCGGAAGAGAAGAGTTCTCCTCTCCTAGCTCTCCCTCTCTCGCCTTCGCTCCTCGCGACTCGCCGCTCGCTGCCAGCCATGGCTTTCTCCAAGATGTGGGCCACCCCGAAGAGGCGCCGCGCCGAGCCCGACGAGCAGCACGTGTTCCGGAACGAGTGGACCCAGCGGTACCTGGTGGTGGAGCGGGACGACGGGGAAGGCGCCGAGTGCCTGGTGTGCCGCCGCCCCATCGTGGCCACCCGCGAGCGCGACGTGCGGCGCCACTACGAGGCCGAGCACGAGCACTACGAGGCCTACGCGGCCGGCGGGGAGCGCGCCGCGCTGGTGGAGCGGCTGCGCCGCGGGGACGCGCACGCGGCCGCCGCGCTGTCCCGCGAGGAGAGGGCGGTGCGCGCCAGCCTGGGCGTGGCGCACCTGCTGGCGCTGCACGGCCGGCCCTGGGCCGACGGGCCGCTGGTGCGCCGCTGCCTGGACGCCGTGCTGCGCGAGGCGCTGCCCGAGCACTGCCGCCTGCTCGACGATGTCGACCTGAGCGCCGAGAGCATGGCGCAGAAGAACCTGGCGCTGGCCCGCAACCTGCACGCGCAGCTGGTGGCCCGCAGCGCCGCCTTCCAGGCCTACTCGCTGGCGCTCGATGACCAGGGGTTCGTGGGCACCGACGCCCGCCTGCTCGTCTTCGTGCGCGGCGTGGACCAGGACTACGAGGTGGACGAGGAGCTGCTGACCGTGGTCAACCTGACGGGCCAGCCGGCCGTGACGCACGTCCACCACGCCATCGCCGAGGCCATGGCGCGCGCCGGGCTGTCCTGGGACAAGCTGGTGGGCGTGGCGTCCACCGGCTCGGGCTGGATCTGCGCGGAGGACTGCGGCTTGGTGCAGCTGCTGCAGGAGCACGCGGCGCGCGCCCGCGGCAACCTGTGCGGGAGCGCGCCGCTGCCGCACTGCGCCGGCCTGCTGCACCTGGAGCAGCTGGGCTCGCGCGAGCTGGACGTGGGCGGGGTGGTGGACGCCGTGGCCGGCTGGCTGGCGCTGCTGCGCACCCGCGGCGTGCGCACCCTGGGGCTGAAGATGCTGATGGAGGAGGCCGAGCTGCACCACGGCGGCGAGGTCAGCCTGCTCTGCCTGTCCAGCTGGCTGCGCTGCGGCAAGGCCCTCAAGCGCGTCTTCTCCCTGCGCCGCGAGCTCGAGGCCTTCCTGGCCGAGACGGGCGTGCCCCCCAACAACGCGCTGCGCGACCCCCTGCAGGACCCCGACTGGCTGTGCGACATGAGC is part of the Notamacropus eugenii isolate mMacEug1 chromosome 3, mMacEug1.pri_v2, whole genome shotgun sequence genome and harbors:
- the EPM2AIP1 gene encoding EPM2A-interacting protein 1, giving the protein MPIAVGHGLVIPPQMRRRSRDRLAPLAIGRAAERAPPPARCHWPVAALQRKKIATRRSQSEEGGGPCRGSFRRLRSALPLNSTADSEEKSSPLLALPLSPSLLATRRSLPAMAFSKMWATPKRRRAEPDEQHVFRNEWTQRYLVVERDDGEGAECLVCRRPIVATRERDVRRHYEAEHEHYEAYAAGGERAALVERLRRGDAHAAAALSREERAVRASLGVAHLLALHGRPWADGPLVRRCLDAVLREALPEHCRLLDDVDLSAESMAQKNLALARNLHAQLVARSAAFQAYSLALDDQGFVGTDARLLVFVRGVDQDYEVDEELLTVVNLTGQPAVTHVHHAIAEAMARAGLSWDKLVGVASTGSGWICAEDCGLVQLLQEHAARARGNLCGSAPLPHCAGLLHLEQLGSRELDVGGVVDAVAGWLALLRTRGVRTLGLKMLMEEAELHHGGEVSLLCLSSWLRCGKALKRVFSLRRELEAFLAETGVPPNNALRDPLQDPDWLCDMSFLVDMQAHLAELARELRVPGTFAFTVMEHVCAFSDKLQLLRAHLSAGDLTLFPASRELCSELDHQGQAVREVLASHRYQEGLARLHARLQKQFEDLCAVKRDLDMFADPFSFPVENAPLHIQEELIRMKSSSTLLCEFREENLGSFYAGLPPGCYTELQAVTFRAASLFDSTIISDKAYSYLLRHQSRLTSLSSEEHLHALLRIATSNFEPRLDDVVRSRSRSLA